The following are encoded together in the Kribbella sp. CA-293567 genome:
- a CDS encoding mycoredoxin, which produces MAAFTMYSTPWCGYCHRLKGQLKRAGIEFTEVDIEQVPDAAKIVEKVNNGNQTVPTVVFPDGTAMTNPSIAQIADKLVA; this is translated from the coding sequence ATGGCGGCATTCACGATGTACTCGACACCCTGGTGCGGCTACTGCCACCGCCTGAAGGGCCAGCTGAAGCGGGCCGGGATCGAGTTCACCGAGGTCGACATCGAGCAGGTTCCGGACGCGGCCAAGATCGTCGAGAAGGTCAACAACGGCAACCAGACCGTGCCGACCGTGGTCTTCCCCGACGGCACCGCGATGACGAATCCGTCGATCGCCCAGATCGCCGACAAGCTGGTCGCCTAG
- a CDS encoding ABC1 kinase family protein translates to MSDLPRKALSRTAKLASLPLGAAGRATVGLGKRIGGAPAEAVAAEFQRRTADQLFSVLGELKGGAMKFGQMLSLMESAMPEEFAAPYRATLTKLQDSAPPMPASTVHTILSRELGKRWRDRFEEFDDLPAAAASIGQVHRGTLKDGREVAIKLQYPGAAEALRADLKQLGRFARTFGALVPGIDMKPLIAELQERIGEELDYDREAQAQQQYADAFKDHPEFVVPRVIKHSPTVIVSEWIEGKPLSGFITDGTQQERDEIGLKYVRFMFSGPLLAGLLHSDPHPGNFRVMPDGRLGVVDFGLCARLPDGLPPAIGRLLRISLEGDGDAVLNGLRAEGFIKPRMEIDPAQLMDYLAPFAEPAREESFQFSREWMRAQANRTSDFRSPNATMGLKINLPPSYLLIHRVWIGGIAVLSQLEAQAPFRSVLEEFLPGFSD, encoded by the coding sequence GTGTCCGACCTCCCCCGCAAGGCCCTCAGCCGTACGGCGAAGCTGGCGAGTCTGCCGCTAGGTGCCGCCGGGCGCGCGACCGTCGGGCTCGGCAAACGGATCGGCGGCGCGCCGGCCGAGGCCGTGGCGGCCGAGTTCCAGCGCCGGACCGCCGACCAGTTGTTCTCCGTCCTGGGTGAGCTCAAGGGCGGCGCGATGAAGTTCGGGCAGATGCTGAGCTTGATGGAGTCGGCGATGCCCGAGGAGTTCGCGGCGCCGTACCGGGCGACGCTGACCAAGCTGCAGGACTCCGCCCCACCGATGCCGGCCTCGACCGTGCACACGATCCTGTCCCGGGAGCTGGGCAAGCGCTGGCGGGACCGGTTCGAGGAGTTCGACGACCTGCCCGCGGCGGCCGCGTCGATCGGCCAGGTGCATCGCGGCACCCTCAAGGACGGCCGCGAGGTCGCGATCAAGCTCCAGTACCCCGGTGCCGCCGAGGCGCTGCGGGCCGACCTGAAGCAGCTCGGCCGCTTCGCCCGCACCTTCGGCGCCCTGGTGCCCGGCATCGACATGAAGCCGTTGATCGCCGAGCTGCAGGAGCGGATCGGTGAGGAGCTCGACTACGACCGTGAGGCCCAGGCCCAGCAGCAGTACGCCGATGCCTTCAAGGACCATCCCGAGTTCGTCGTACCGCGGGTGATCAAGCACTCCCCCACCGTGATCGTGTCCGAGTGGATCGAGGGCAAGCCGCTGTCGGGGTTCATCACCGACGGCACCCAGCAGGAGCGCGACGAGATCGGCCTGAAGTACGTCCGCTTCATGTTCAGCGGACCGTTGCTGGCCGGCCTGCTGCACTCCGACCCGCACCCGGGCAACTTCCGGGTGATGCCGGACGGCCGGCTCGGAGTGGTCGACTTCGGTCTGTGCGCCAGGCTCCCGGACGGCTTGCCGCCGGCGATCGGGCGGCTGCTGCGCATCTCGCTGGAGGGTGACGGCGACGCGGTTCTGAACGGGTTGCGCGCCGAGGGGTTCATCAAGCCGCGGATGGAGATCGATCCCGCCCAGCTGATGGACTACCTGGCGCCGTTCGCGGAGCCGGCCCGCGAGGAGTCGTTCCAGTTCAGCCGGGAGTGGATGCGGGCGCAGGCCAACCGGACCAGCGACTTCCGCTCGCCGAACGCCACCATGGGGCTCAAGATCAACCTGCCCCCGTCGTACCTGCTGATCCACCGGGTCTGGATCGGTGGCATCGCGGTGCTGTCCCAGCTCGAGGCGCAAGCGCCGTTCCGGTCGGTGCTGGAGGAGTTCCTGCCCGGCTTCAGCGACTGA
- the nudC gene encoding NAD(+) diphosphatase, protein MAYSIVPGSLSLSRSVLDRAADRRRDVEWLEKAWAAEDTQVAVVAGDKLAVEPDRTALRLVPPAAAPDGLRIFLGIDWVRGAGQAADGRAVFAVLVGGEPDESYAGLREVGGVLNDREAGIAVNVVGLANWHAVHTHCANCGAHTEVVDAGHVRHCPNCGLNHFPRSDPAIIVLVTDDQDRALLGRNEAWPEGRYSTLAGFVEPGESLEAAVRREVFEETGVVVGEEIEYAGSQPWPLPSSLMLGFYARATGYAINVDQDEIAEAKWFSREDLAALVEAGTMALPGNISISRRLIEGWYGKELTGSW, encoded by the coding sequence GTGGCCTATTCGATCGTTCCTGGTTCCCTCTCGCTGTCCCGCTCCGTCCTGGACCGCGCCGCTGACCGACGGCGGGACGTGGAGTGGCTGGAGAAGGCCTGGGCCGCCGAAGACACCCAGGTAGCGGTAGTAGCAGGCGACAAACTGGCAGTGGAACCAGACCGTACTGCGCTCCGGCTGGTGCCCCCCGCCGCGGCACCTGACGGTCTGCGGATCTTCCTGGGAATCGACTGGGTCCGGGGCGCCGGGCAGGCAGCCGACGGGCGCGCTGTGTTCGCAGTACTGGTTGGTGGTGAGCCGGACGAGTCGTACGCCGGGCTGCGCGAGGTCGGCGGAGTACTGAACGACCGGGAGGCCGGCATAGCGGTCAACGTGGTCGGACTGGCCAACTGGCACGCAGTACACACTCACTGCGCCAACTGCGGAGCACACACCGAGGTGGTCGACGCAGGCCACGTGCGGCACTGCCCGAACTGCGGGCTCAACCACTTCCCGCGCAGCGACCCGGCGATCATCGTGCTCGTCACCGACGACCAGGACCGCGCACTGCTGGGCCGCAACGAGGCCTGGCCGGAGGGGCGCTACTCGACCCTCGCCGGGTTCGTCGAGCCGGGCGAGTCGCTGGAGGCCGCCGTACGCCGGGAGGTCTTCGAGGAGACCGGCGTGGTCGTCGGCGAAGAGATCGAGTACGCCGGCAGCCAACCCTGGCCGCTGCCGTCCAGCCTGATGCTCGGCTTCTACGCCAGGGCGACCGGCTACGCGATCAACGTCGACCAGGACGAGATCGCCGAAGCCAAGTGGTTCAGCCGGGAGGACCTGGCCGCCCTCGTGGAGGCAGGCACGATGGCCCTCCCCGGCAACATCTCGATCTCCCGCCGCCTGATCGAGGGCTGGTACGGCAAGGAACTCACCGGCAGTTGGTGA
- a CDS encoding FdhF/YdeP family oxidoreductase, which yields MVDIEQPKKKAAGVPAVLSSFKFGLREMGPVRTGKVFLKMNQDRGFDCPSCAWPDPDSKRKHSAEFCENGAKAVAWEATRKRVPRAFFAEHSIEDLQQISEFELGKLGRITEPMLLRAGATHYEPVGWEEAFQVVARHLKALDDPDDAVFYTSGRTSNEAAFLYQTFVRAYGTNNLPDCSNMCHESSGTALTRVIGSGKGAVTLEMLEESELIVVVGQNPGTNAPRMLSHLEIAKRNGADIVSVNPLPEPGLMNFKNPQRPSGWVGKGTELADQHLQIRIGGDQALFLAVGHLLLQAEADAPGTVLDKAFIEDHTSGYEVYAKHNAELDWAAVELATGLTRAEIEEFTARFLKSKATVICWAMGLTQHREAVATITEIVNVLLLQGNIGKPGAGPCPVRGHSNVQGDRSMGIWERMPDAFLDRLDREFAFTSPRDHGIDAAETVHRLREGAVRVFFAMGGNFAMATPDTDVVHEGLRRCDLTVHVSTKLNKSHVVTGREALILPTLGRTDHDHTPNGPQSVTVEDSQGAVHLSTGNLVPPAPELKSEIAIVCGIAALVVPEVGQIPWADFADDYSLIRQRIGRVCDGYEDFEQRLQATGGFLLAHAARDKREFKTSDAKAQFSANDLSWLPTEPGRLLLQTMRSHDQFNTTIYGLEDRYRGIHGTREVVFVNPDDLKALGLEDGQLVDIISEFAGVERRANGYRLVSYPTARGCVAAYYPETNVLMSADDLAKGSNTPVAKGLTVRLQPSP from the coding sequence ATGGTCGACATCGAACAGCCGAAGAAGAAGGCCGCCGGCGTGCCTGCCGTGCTCTCGTCGTTCAAGTTCGGTTTGCGCGAGATGGGCCCGGTCCGGACCGGCAAGGTGTTCCTCAAGATGAACCAGGACCGCGGCTTCGACTGCCCGTCCTGTGCCTGGCCGGATCCGGACAGCAAGCGCAAACACTCGGCGGAGTTCTGCGAGAACGGGGCCAAGGCGGTCGCCTGGGAGGCGACCCGCAAGCGGGTGCCGCGGGCGTTCTTCGCCGAGCACTCGATCGAGGACCTGCAGCAGATCTCCGAGTTCGAGCTCGGCAAGCTCGGCCGGATCACCGAGCCGATGCTGCTGCGGGCGGGCGCGACGCACTACGAACCGGTCGGCTGGGAGGAGGCGTTCCAGGTCGTCGCCCGGCACCTGAAGGCGCTCGACGATCCCGACGACGCGGTGTTCTACACCTCCGGGCGGACCAGCAACGAGGCTGCGTTCCTCTACCAGACCTTCGTCCGCGCCTACGGCACGAACAACCTGCCCGACTGCTCGAACATGTGCCACGAGTCCTCCGGTACGGCGCTGACGCGGGTGATCGGCAGCGGCAAGGGCGCGGTCACGCTGGAGATGCTCGAGGAGTCCGAGTTGATCGTCGTGGTCGGGCAGAACCCGGGCACCAACGCGCCGCGGATGCTCAGCCACCTGGAGATCGCGAAGAGGAACGGCGCGGACATCGTCTCGGTGAACCCGCTGCCCGAGCCGGGGCTGATGAACTTCAAGAACCCGCAACGGCCGTCGGGCTGGGTCGGCAAGGGCACCGAGCTGGCCGACCAGCACCTGCAGATCCGGATCGGTGGTGACCAGGCGCTGTTCCTTGCCGTCGGCCACTTGTTGCTGCAGGCCGAGGCAGACGCGCCGGGAACCGTGCTGGACAAGGCGTTCATCGAGGACCACACGAGTGGGTACGAGGTGTACGCCAAGCACAACGCCGAGCTGGACTGGGCGGCGGTGGAGCTGGCGACGGGGCTGACGCGGGCGGAGATCGAGGAGTTCACCGCTCGCTTCCTCAAGTCGAAGGCGACGGTGATCTGCTGGGCGATGGGGCTGACGCAGCATCGCGAAGCGGTTGCCACCATCACCGAGATCGTCAACGTGCTGCTGCTGCAGGGCAACATCGGCAAGCCGGGCGCGGGGCCGTGCCCGGTGCGCGGTCACTCGAACGTGCAGGGCGACCGGAGCATGGGCATCTGGGAGCGGATGCCGGACGCGTTCCTGGACCGGCTGGACCGTGAGTTCGCCTTCACTTCGCCGCGCGACCACGGGATCGACGCGGCCGAGACGGTGCACCGGTTGCGGGAGGGCGCCGTCCGGGTGTTCTTCGCGATGGGCGGCAACTTCGCGATGGCGACGCCGGACACCGACGTCGTCCACGAAGGCCTCCGGCGGTGTGATCTGACCGTGCATGTGTCGACGAAGCTGAACAAGTCGCACGTGGTGACCGGGCGCGAGGCGCTGATCCTGCCGACGCTCGGACGGACCGATCACGACCACACGCCGAACGGGCCACAGTCGGTGACGGTCGAGGACTCGCAGGGCGCAGTACATCTGTCGACGGGGAACCTGGTGCCGCCGGCCCCGGAGCTGAAGTCGGAGATCGCAATCGTCTGCGGGATCGCCGCGCTGGTCGTCCCCGAGGTCGGGCAGATCCCCTGGGCGGACTTCGCCGACGACTACAGCCTGATCCGGCAGCGGATCGGACGGGTCTGCGACGGGTACGAGGACTTCGAGCAGCGGTTGCAGGCGACAGGCGGGTTCCTGCTGGCGCATGCCGCCCGGGACAAGCGTGAGTTCAAGACGTCGGACGCGAAGGCGCAGTTCAGCGCGAACGACCTGTCCTGGCTGCCGACCGAGCCCGGCCGCCTGCTGTTGCAGACGATGCGCAGCCACGACCAGTTCAACACCACGATCTACGGCCTGGAGGACCGCTACCGCGGCATCCACGGCACCCGCGAGGTCGTCTTCGTCAACCCCGACGACCTGAAGGCGCTGGGTCTGGAGGACGGCCAGCTCGTCGACATCATCAGCGAGTTCGCCGGCGTGGAACGCCGGGCCAACGGCTACCGCCTGGTCTCCTACCCCACCGCCCGCGGCTGCGTCGCGGCGTACTACCCGGAAACCAACGTCCTGATGTCGGCCGACGACCTGGCCAAAGGCAGCAACACCCCCGTAGCCAAAGGCCTAACCGTCCGCCTGCAACCCTCGCCCTAA
- a CDS encoding MMPL family transporter, producing the protein MSSSRGQLTVRAARWSATHPWRAIAMWVVVVVACFAVGNLTGTKESTNEGDIGEVTRADSIVKSGNFPDHDVESVLITPKSGALDQTQANQVAGVVTERMRALGGVAEVAQPILSPKKDALIVRVTLKDGDDDNRVQPLLDTTAKVQQDYPALRVEQVGGESIGKALDETLGEDFKRAEMFSLPVTLIILLLAFGALIAAAVPLVLALTAVVAAIGLSAAASQLVPAVDAVNSVILLIGMAVGVDYSLFYLRREREERAKGRTHLDAVEVAAATSGHAVVVSGTAVIISMAGLFLARDAVFSSFAVGSILVVAVAVVGSLTVLPAILAKLGRWVDRPRIPLIWRLTANKTNPRLWPALLKPALKHPIATLLVSVTALLAVAAPALGMNLKFPGTEDLPRDTAVMQAYDRLTAVFPSTGTSHEVAVRAPAGEQAAVKAAFGELIKKTQSDKLYAQDGLEEPEVSADGTVSVFEVATPYEGGSQEARDSLTKLRTELMPQTFGKVPGVEYAVGGFVAADVDYAAHTRSKLPLVIGFVLLLTMIVMMVTFRSVVVAVTAIGLNLLSAGAAYGVITAVFQNTWAEGLLDFRSNGAVVSWLPLFLFVVLFGLSMDYHVFVVSRIREAVLRGVPTKQAVAEGITGSAGVVTSAAAVMIGVFAVFATLSTLDMKQLGVGLAVAILIDATIIRAVVLPSIMTLLGDANWWAPKWLRSKPAKHAAPAAAPEEERELTPVG; encoded by the coding sequence ATGTCCAGTTCCAGGGGACAACTCACGGTGCGGGCCGCACGCTGGAGTGCCACCCATCCGTGGCGGGCGATCGCCATGTGGGTGGTCGTGGTCGTGGCGTGTTTCGCGGTCGGCAACCTGACCGGGACCAAGGAGTCGACCAACGAGGGCGACATCGGTGAGGTGACCCGGGCCGACAGCATCGTCAAGTCCGGCAACTTCCCCGACCACGACGTCGAGAGCGTGCTGATCACGCCGAAGTCCGGGGCGCTCGACCAGACCCAGGCCAACCAGGTCGCTGGCGTGGTGACTGAGCGGATGCGCGCCCTCGGTGGGGTCGCGGAGGTCGCCCAGCCGATCCTGTCACCGAAGAAGGACGCGCTGATCGTCCGGGTCACGCTGAAGGACGGCGACGACGACAACCGGGTCCAGCCGCTGCTCGACACGACCGCGAAGGTCCAGCAGGACTACCCGGCGCTGCGGGTCGAACAGGTCGGTGGCGAGTCGATCGGCAAGGCGCTGGATGAGACCCTCGGCGAGGACTTCAAGCGGGCCGAGATGTTCAGCCTGCCGGTGACGCTGATCATCCTGCTGCTCGCCTTCGGCGCCCTGATCGCGGCCGCCGTGCCGCTGGTGCTCGCGCTGACCGCGGTGGTCGCGGCGATCGGACTCTCCGCCGCGGCCTCGCAGTTGGTGCCGGCGGTCGACGCGGTCAACAGCGTCATCCTGCTGATCGGTATGGCGGTCGGCGTCGACTACTCACTGTTCTATCTGCGCCGTGAACGCGAGGAGCGCGCCAAGGGCCGCACCCACCTGGACGCGGTCGAGGTGGCCGCGGCGACCTCGGGACATGCGGTCGTCGTCTCCGGCACCGCGGTGATCATCTCGATGGCGGGTCTGTTCCTGGCTCGGGACGCGGTCTTCTCCTCTTTCGCGGTCGGCTCGATCCTCGTGGTCGCCGTCGCGGTGGTCGGTTCGCTGACCGTGCTTCCGGCGATCCTGGCCAAGCTCGGCCGCTGGGTGGACCGCCCGCGCATCCCGCTCATCTGGCGCCTCACGGCGAACAAGACGAACCCGCGTCTGTGGCCGGCCCTGCTCAAGCCGGCTCTGAAGCACCCGATCGCGACCCTGCTGGTCTCTGTCACCGCGCTGCTCGCCGTGGCGGCACCCGCGCTGGGGATGAACCTGAAGTTTCCGGGCACCGAGGACCTGCCGCGCGACACGGCGGTGATGCAGGCGTACGACCGGCTGACCGCGGTTTTCCCGAGCACGGGCACCAGCCACGAGGTCGCAGTACGGGCCCCGGCCGGCGAGCAGGCCGCGGTGAAGGCGGCGTTCGGTGAGCTGATCAAGAAGACCCAGTCGGACAAGCTGTACGCACAGGACGGGCTGGAAGAGCCTGAGGTCTCCGCCGATGGCACGGTGTCGGTGTTCGAGGTCGCCACGCCGTACGAGGGTGGGAGCCAGGAAGCGCGGGACTCGCTGACCAAGCTGCGGACGGAGCTGATGCCGCAGACCTTCGGCAAGGTGCCGGGAGTGGAGTACGCGGTCGGCGGGTTCGTCGCGGCTGACGTGGACTACGCGGCCCACACCAGGTCGAAGCTGCCGCTGGTGATCGGGTTCGTGCTCCTGCTGACGATGATCGTGATGATGGTGACCTTCCGCTCGGTCGTCGTCGCGGTCACCGCGATCGGACTCAACCTGCTCAGCGCCGGAGCGGCGTACGGGGTGATCACGGCGGTCTTCCAGAACACCTGGGCCGAGGGCCTCCTCGACTTCCGCTCCAACGGAGCCGTCGTCTCCTGGCTGCCGCTGTTCCTCTTCGTGGTCCTCTTCGGCCTCTCGATGGACTACCACGTCTTCGTGGTCAGCCGGATCCGCGAGGCCGTACTCCGAGGCGTCCCGACCAAGCAGGCCGTTGCCGAAGGCATCACCGGCTCGGCAGGCGTGGTGACCAGCGCGGCCGCCGTCATGATCGGCGTCTTCGCGGTCTTCGCCACCCTGAGCACCCTGGACATGAAGCAGTTGGGCGTCGGCCTGGCGGTGGCGATCCTGATCGACGCGACGATCATCCGCGCGGTCGTCCTCCCGTCCATCATGACGCTGCTCGGCGACGCCAACTGGTGGGCCCCCAAATGGCTCCGCTCCAAGCCCGCCAAGCACGCGGCGCCGGCAGCAGCTCCCGAGGAGGAGCGGGAACTCACCCCCGTCGGCTGA
- a CDS encoding NUDIX hydrolase, whose amino-acid sequence MRWRIHDETEAWGNSWLSVRRLDVEQPDGERLDYHAVRLRHVAAAVVTDGNGRVLLMWRHRFLTDRWAWELPMGLIEPDESPAEAAAREVEEETGWRPGELRELVYSEPAAGIMDSAHHVFRATTAVRIGEPTERNESDRIEWIPLTDVPGMIARQEIVSGISLVGLQQALLRDLLG is encoded by the coding sequence ATGCGATGGCGGATCCATGACGAGACCGAGGCCTGGGGAAACTCCTGGCTGAGCGTGCGCAGGCTCGATGTCGAACAGCCTGACGGGGAACGGCTGGACTATCACGCGGTGCGGCTGCGGCACGTCGCCGCGGCGGTGGTGACCGATGGGAACGGCCGGGTGCTGCTGATGTGGCGGCACCGGTTCCTGACCGACCGGTGGGCGTGGGAGCTGCCGATGGGGCTGATCGAGCCGGACGAGTCCCCCGCCGAGGCGGCGGCCCGCGAGGTCGAGGAAGAGACGGGCTGGCGGCCGGGCGAGCTGCGGGAACTCGTGTACTCCGAGCCCGCGGCCGGGATCATGGACTCCGCCCATCACGTCTTCCGGGCCACCACCGCGGTCCGGATCGGGGAGCCGACCGAGCGGAACGAGTCCGACCGGATCGAGTGGATACCGCTCACCGACGTACCGGGGATGATCGCCCGGCAGGAGATCGTCAGCGGGATCTCCCTGGTCGGCCTGCAGCAAGCATTGCTGCGGGATCTGCTGGGCTGA
- a CDS encoding M48 family metallopeptidase, with protein sequence MADSPPRPIPSYVDIRRSKRRKRTVSAYRDGERVIVLMPDRLSAIEEARWVETMLQRLEKQRSRSRVSDEKLLARAHDLACRHLPEVPEPASVRWVSNQNRRWGSCTPADRSIRLSTRLQSMPAWVVDYVLVHELAHLVEPSHNAAFWELVHRYPKAERAEGYLEGISAASTLDLEDF encoded by the coding sequence ATGGCCGATTCTCCACCGCGCCCGATCCCGTCGTACGTGGACATCCGCCGCAGCAAGCGGCGCAAGCGGACCGTCAGCGCCTACCGGGACGGTGAACGGGTGATCGTGCTGATGCCCGACCGGCTGTCTGCCATCGAGGAGGCGCGCTGGGTCGAAACCATGCTCCAGCGGCTCGAGAAGCAGCGCAGCCGATCCCGCGTGTCGGACGAAAAATTGTTGGCCAGAGCACACGATCTCGCGTGTCGCCACCTGCCCGAAGTGCCCGAACCTGCGTCCGTCAGGTGGGTTTCGAACCAAAATCGACGCTGGGGATCCTGCACTCCGGCCGACCGTTCGATCCGGCTCTCGACCCGGCTGCAGTCGATGCCGGCCTGGGTCGTGGACTACGTCCTCGTACACGAGCTGGCTCACCTGGTGGAGCCGTCCCACAACGCGGCGTTCTGGGAGTTGGTCCATCGCTACCCCAAGGCCGAGCGTGCCGAGGGATATCTGGAGGGCATCTCAGCCGCCTCCACCCTCGATCTCGAGGACTTCTGA
- a CDS encoding DUF5679 domain-containing protein: protein MAETWSGEFYCVKCKAKRTADGEVKVNDKGTRMAKAKCPECGTNLNRILGKA from the coding sequence ATGGCAGAGACCTGGAGCGGCGAGTTCTACTGCGTCAAGTGCAAGGCCAAGCGCACCGCCGACGGCGAGGTCAAGGTCAACGACAAGGGCACGCGCATGGCCAAGGCCAAGTGCCCCGAGTGCGGTACGAACCTGAACCGGATCCTCGGCAAGGCCTGA
- a CDS encoding ATP-dependent DNA helicase UvrD2, with protein sequence MSQSVSNITQAVLGRSADELLEALDPEQRAVATALHGPIVVMAGAGTGKTRAITHRIAYGVRIGTYDPARVLAVTFTQRAAGEMRGRLAQLGTNGVQARTFHSAALRQARYFWPKVFGGELPPIVDRKFPLLTEAANRCRVRVDTPALRDLAGEVEWAKVSNVRPDDYAKLAPESARALAAFDPATIARVFAAYEDVKLERGRIDLEDVLLCAVALLAEDERVAAEIRRQYRTFVVDEYQDVSPLQQSLLDLWLGGREDVCVVGDPAQTIYSWAGADPANLVHFAQRHPTAQVIKLVRDYRSTPQIVDVANKVLDAAGASGLPGRVTLRSQREAGPEPTYREYSDEVAEADAVARAVSRLNDAGTALRDIAILFRTNAQSENFEQALAERKLPAMLKGAERFFERAEIRQAALLLRGQAKAGDTGEDLVDTVRAVLGGAGWTADPPAGTGAVRDRWESLSALVTMASDFGAAHPEAGIVELMAELDRRASIQHAPLAEGVTLATLHAAKGLEWGCVFIVGAHEGTLPITYAQTPAQVEEERRLFYVGVTRAKDQLSISWSAARSPGGRASRGPTRFLDPIGVRTPRSGDREPSPRARAQRSERSDLPIPKCRVCGRGLTEPAARKLGRCEDCPSTMDQALFDALFEWRADKAAEESLPAFVIFTDATLTAIAEARPTDQRELLRIAGIGRTKLTKYGESVLNICTR encoded by the coding sequence ATGTCCCAGTCCGTGAGCAACATCACGCAGGCCGTTCTCGGCCGGTCCGCCGACGAACTGCTCGAGGCGCTCGACCCCGAGCAGCGAGCCGTCGCGACCGCCCTGCACGGCCCGATCGTGGTGATGGCCGGCGCGGGCACCGGCAAGACCCGCGCGATCACCCACCGCATCGCGTACGGCGTGCGCATCGGCACCTACGACCCGGCCCGCGTCCTCGCCGTCACCTTCACCCAGCGGGCCGCCGGTGAGATGCGCGGCCGGCTCGCCCAGCTCGGCACCAACGGCGTCCAGGCGCGGACCTTCCACTCGGCCGCGCTCAGGCAGGCGCGGTACTTCTGGCCCAAGGTGTTCGGTGGTGAGCTGCCGCCGATCGTCGACCGCAAGTTCCCGCTGCTGACCGAGGCGGCGAACCGCTGCCGCGTCCGCGTCGACACCCCGGCCCTGCGCGACCTGGCCGGCGAGGTGGAGTGGGCCAAGGTGAGCAACGTCCGGCCGGACGACTACGCCAAGCTCGCGCCGGAGTCGGCCAGGGCCCTCGCGGCCTTCGACCCGGCCACGATCGCCCGCGTCTTCGCGGCGTACGAGGACGTGAAGCTCGAGCGCGGCCGGATCGACCTGGAGGACGTCCTGCTCTGCGCGGTGGCGCTGCTCGCCGAGGACGAGCGGGTGGCGGCCGAGATCCGCCGGCAGTACCGCACCTTCGTGGTCGACGAGTACCAGGACGTCAGCCCGCTGCAGCAGAGCCTGCTCGACCTGTGGCTCGGCGGCCGGGAGGACGTCTGCGTGGTCGGCGACCCGGCGCAGACCATCTACTCCTGGGCCGGTGCCGATCCGGCCAACCTGGTGCACTTCGCCCAGCGCCATCCCACCGCTCAGGTGATCAAGCTCGTCCGGGACTACCGCTCGACCCCGCAGATCGTGGACGTCGCCAACAAGGTCCTCGACGCGGCCGGCGCGTCCGGACTGCCCGGCCGGGTCACCCTCCGCTCGCAGCGCGAGGCCGGACCGGAGCCGACGTACCGGGAGTACTCCGACGAGGTCGCCGAGGCCGATGCGGTCGCCCGGGCCGTCTCCCGGCTCAACGACGCCGGGACCGCGCTGCGCGACATCGCGATCCTGTTCCGCACCAACGCCCAGTCGGAGAACTTCGAGCAGGCGCTGGCCGAACGCAAGCTTCCCGCGATGCTCAAGGGCGCCGAGCGGTTCTTCGAGCGGGCCGAGATCCGGCAGGCCGCCCTGCTGCTGCGCGGTCAGGCCAAGGCCGGCGACACCGGTGAAGACCTGGTCGACACCGTTCGGGCCGTCCTCGGCGGCGCCGGCTGGACAGCCGATCCGCCGGCCGGTACCGGCGCGGTGCGAGACCGCTGGGAGTCACTGAGCGCGCTCGTCACGATGGCCTCCGACTTCGGCGCCGCCCATCCGGAGGCGGGGATCGTGGAGCTGATGGCCGAGCTCGACCGCCGTGCCTCGATCCAGCACGCGCCGCTGGCCGAGGGAGTCACGCTGGCGACCCTGCACGCGGCGAAGGGCCTGGAGTGGGGTTGCGTCTTCATCGTCGGCGCTCACGAGGGCACCCTGCCCATCACCTACGCCCAGACCCCGGCGCAGGTGGAGGAGGAGCGGCGGCTCTTCTATGTCGGCGTGACCCGAGCCAAGGACCAGCTCTCGATCAGCTGGTCGGCCGCCCGCTCGCCGGGTGGCCGCGCCAGCCGTGGACCGACCCGCTTCCTGGACCCGATCGGTGTCCGTACGCCGCGGTCCGGCGACCGGGAGCCGTCGCCCCGCGCCCGGGCGCAGCGCAGTGAGCGTTCGGACCTGCCGATCCCGAAGTGCAGGGTCTGCGGCCGTGGCCTGACCGAGCCGGCCGCCCGCAAGCTGGGCCGTTGCGAGGACTGTCCGTCGACGATGGACCAGGCGCTGTTCGACGCGTTGTTCGAGTGGCGTGCCGACAAGGCGGCCGAGGAGTCGTTGCCGGCCTTCGTCATCTTCACCGACGCCACGCTGACCGCGATCGCCGAGGCCCGCCCGACCGACCAGCGCGAGCTGCTCCGGATCGCCGGTATCGGCCGGACCAAGCTGACGAAGTACGGCGAATCCGTGCTGAACATCTGCACCCGCTGA
- a CDS encoding WhiB family transcriptional regulator — translation MSVSFLDAYNEVATSQDLPCRSYAPELFFAESPADVEYAKSLCNTCPLVNECLAGALERSEPWGVWGGQLFVQGAVVARKRPRGRPRKCDTVTAA, via the coding sequence ATGAGCGTTAGCTTCCTCGATGCCTACAACGAGGTTGCAACGTCGCAGGACCTGCCCTGTCGGTCCTACGCGCCAGAACTCTTCTTCGCCGAATCCCCGGCGGACGTCGAGTACGCAAAGTCTCTGTGCAACACCTGCCCGCTGGTGAACGAGTGCCTGGCCGGAGCGCTCGAGCGTTCCGAGCCGTGGGGAGTGTGGGGAGGCCAGCTGTTCGTCCAGGGTGCGGTGGTCGCCCGGAAGCGGCCTCGCGGCCGTCCACGTAAGTGCGACACCGTGACCGCGGCCTGA